The window GTCCGGCATCGACGTCAGGTTGGGCGCGGCGACCAGCTTGCCGTCCAGGCCGTAGGTCCAGGCGTGGTACGGACACTGGAAGGCCCGCTTGACCTCGCCGGACTCCTCGGTGCAGAGCTTGGCGCCGCGGTGCCGACAGATGTTGAGGAAGCCCTTGATCGAGCCGTCCCGCGAGCGGGAGATCAGTACGCTCTCGCGGCCCACCTGGTAGGTGCGGAAGGCACCGGGCTTGTCCAGCTCGGCGGCGCGAGCCACACAGAACCACATGGCCTCGAAGACCCGCTCCTGCTCCTGGGCGAAGACCTCGGTATCGGTGTAGTACTCACCGGACAGCGTGGGGATCAGGCTGGGCGGCAGCTTCGTAATGGTCATCTCGTCACCTTCGGAAATGTCAGACGCGCACGCGGCGAGGGTCGAACAGGGCGATGGGGTGCTCGGTGGTGCCTTCGGTGGCCAGATCGGCGAGGATCTCGCCGATGACGGGGACGAACTTGAACCCGTGGCCGGAGAATCCGCAGGCCACCGTCACCTGCGGATGCTCGGGGTGCCGTGCCAGGACGAAGTGCTCGTCCGGGGTGTTGGCGTACATGCAGGCCGCGGCCTTGAGGTAGCGGCCGGGCAGGGTGGGGATGCGCGGGCGCAGGTACGCGGCCATGGCCGCGATCTCGTCCGGGTGGCTCCGGCGGTCGAGGTGGTCGGGGTCGCAGGAATCGCCCTTGCGGAAGAAGGCGACCTTGGCGCCGCCGTCGGGGCCGTCGGGGCCGTCGAGCGAGGGGAAGCCGTAGATCTGGGTGCCGTCCGGGTCCTCCCAGATGTACACGGGGTGCCGGTCGGCGGTGAACGGGCGGGTTCCGCCCTCCGGTTGGAACCAGTACATGACCTGACGCTCCACCGTCACGCGCACACCGAGGTCGGTCAGGAGCCTGGGCGCCCAGGCCCCGGGGGCGATGACCAGCCGGTCGGCGGTGTAGGCGCCGCGGTCGGTGACCACCCAGGCTCTGCCGCCCGGGCCGTCGGCCTCCCAGCCGAGGACGAGTTCCGCGAAGTGGAGAACTGCTCGTCGAGGAACGTACATTAGCTCGATCGCGTGATGATCGACTGCCGGACTTGCGGCGTTGTGGGCTGTTCGGGCTACGGTGATCGAGCGATCTGGGACGCCGGGTACGGCGCCAGCGTGCGGGGCCCCCGCTCCACCGGAGTGATGGTTCGGGGCCTCCCCGTTACCTCTGGCCGTACCCATTGGCCAGGTCGCACAGGGAACCGGCCTCCTGGGCCCGGACCACGGACAGGATCCGTGTCGCCGACCCGGGGCTGAGTACGCCGGGGATCCAGTGCGCCCAAGACCGTTCGGGGCGTGCGGCTGAGCGGACTCGCTCCTGCTCAGTCCAAAGGAACGGTTGTGCTCGGTGGTCATGCCCTGACACCACGAGCGGTAGGTAGGCCGGGTCCTCGAAGTATGCCTGGCGGTAATGCGGGATGTGCCGTGGCTGGAGCCGAGGTCGTGGGCCAGGCCGAGTACGCGCTGACCGCGGGCGGTGAGGGGATGGGCGGCTGCGCTGCCCATCCCGCCCAGGCCGACGACGATCACATCGTACGAAGTGGCCATGTGTCCATCTCCTGGAAACCTTGCCGATGAGGGTTGGTGCTGCCGGCGCACGGGCCGGTTCAGCGGCGGATGCGGGACATCTCGGCGTCGAACAGAGGCTCGACGGCGGTGACGGCCGGGACCTTGACGCCGAAGTACTCGATCTCCACCGGGGTTCCGGGGGCGGAGTGTTCGGCGGGCAGCCAGGCGTACGCGATGGGGGCGCCGATGGTGTAGCCGTATGCGGCGCTGGTCACGTAGCCGACCGGGCGGCCGTCCACGTACACCGGTTCGTGCCCCATCACCACGGACTGCCCGTCCTGGACGACCAGCGGGGTGAGCCGGCGGGTGACCGTCTCGTCGCTGACGCCCTCCAGCGCGGCCTTGCCGGTGAAGTGCTCCTTGTTGCGGCGGACGGCGAAGCCGAGACCGGCCTCGTATGGGCTGTGCTCGGTGGTCATGTCATGGCCCCACGAGCGGTAACCCTTCTCCAGGCGCAGGCTGTTGAAGGCGCTGCGGCCGGCGGCGATGATCCCCAGTTCCTGCCCGGCCTCCCACAGGGTGTCCCACAGCCTGGCGCCGAGGTCGGCGCTGGTGTAGATCTCCCATCCCAGTTCGCCGACGTAGCTCAGCCGCATCGCGGTGACCGGGACGTCGCCGAGGTAGGCGTGCTTGGCCTTGAAGTAGCCGAAGCCCTTGTGCGAGAAGTCGGTGTCGGTCAGCGGCTGGACGAGGTCGCGGGCGCGCGGCCCCCATACGCCGAGACAGCAGGTGCCGGCGGTGATGTCCCGTACCTGCACGGAGCCTCCCCCAGCTACCGCTGGGAGGTGCCCCCATTCGGGCAGGCGCCGGCGCAGCCAGTCCAGGTCGAGGTTGCCGTTGGCGCCGATCTGGAAGCGCTCGGTCTCCAGGCGGGCGATGGTCAGGTCGCTGCGGACACCGCCGGCGGCGTCGAGCAGCAGGGTGTAGGTGACCGACCCGACCGGCTTGTCGAGCTGATTCGTGGTCAGCCTCTGGAGGAAGGCGAGCGCTTCGGGGCCCGTGACCTCCAGCCGCTTCAGCGGGGTCATGTCGTACAGGGCGACGCGCTCACGGGTGACGAGGGCCTCGGCACCGGCGATCGGCGACCAGTAGCGGGACGCCCAGTCGTTACGGCCGGGGACGCGGGCGACCTCGGGCAGGTCGGCGTTGGCCTCGTACCAGTGTGGGCGTTCCCAGCCGCCGTCCTCCAGGAGGACCGCGCCGAGGGCCTGCTGACGGGAGTGGAAGGGGCTGGTCCGCAGCGGGCGCGGGCGCTCCGCCGGCTGGAGCGGGTGCAGGATGTCGTACACCTCGGCGAAGTTCTGGCAGCTGCGCTCGTTCACGTACGACGGCGCCAGCTGGACTTCCTCGAAGCGGTTGACGTCGCATTCGTGGACGTCGGTGCCGGGCCGGCCGTCGACCAGCCACTCGGCCATGGCCCTGGCCACGCCGGCCGAGTGGGTGACCCAGACGGCCTCGGCGAGCCAGAAGCCCTGGACCTTGGGCGACTCGCCCATCAGCGGCATGCCGTCGGAGGTGAAGGAGAAGATGCCGTTGAAGCCCTCCTCGATCTTTGTGTCGGCCAGGGACGGGAGCAGGGCGAGGGAGTCGGCCCAGGCGCCCTCGAAGTCCGCCTCGGTGAACTCCAGGGAGGACGGCATCACGGCGTCCCGCGGGTGTGCCACGTCGTCCAGGGAGACCGGCATGGGGCGGTGGGCGTAGGAGCCGATGCCGATCCGGTCGACGAGTTCGCGGTAGTACAGGCCGGCGTCCTGGTTGCGCAGGATCGGCAGGGACGCCTCGGTGCGCTCGTCGTTCCGGCCGGCGAGCAGCGGGAGTTCGGTGGTGCGGGCGTACTGGTGGGCCATGGGTACCAGTGGCACCGGCTGCCCGACCATCCGACCGATCCTGGGGCCCCAGAACCCGGCGCAGGAGACCACGATGTCGGCCGGGAAGGTGCCCTGGTCGGTGACGACCGCGCTGACCCGGTCGCCGGTCGTCTCGATGCCGGTGACTGTGTGGTGGGGGTGGAAGCGGGCGCCGCGGGCCGTGGCCAGGCGGGCCTGGGCCTCGCCCGCCCGCAGCGCCTTGGCCAGTCCGTCGCTGGGGATGTGGAGGCCGCCGAGGACGCGCTCGGGGTCCAGCAGGGGGTGCAGTGCGGCGGACTCCTCCGGCGTGAGCACACGGCTGTCGACACCCCAGGAGCTCAGCCAGCCGTGCCGGCGCTGGATCTCCGCGAGGCGCTCCGGGCTGGTGGCCACCTCCAGGCCGCCGACCTGGTTGAAGCACCACTGCCCGTCCAGGGTCAGCGCGCTGTACTTCTCCACCGTGTACCGGGCGAACTCGGTCATCGTCTTGGACCCGTTGGTCTGGAACACCAGACCGGGGGCGTGCGAGGTGGAGCCGCCCGTGGCGAAGAGCGGGCCCTGCTCCAGAACGGTGACGTCCGTCCAGCCGCGTGCGGTCAGTTCGTCGCTGAGGGCGCACCCGACGATGCCGGCGCCGATGATGACCACCTTCGGCTGTGCCGCCATGTTCTTCCTCCAGGTTCGTAGTGCGGTGACGGGCCTTGGTGTTGAGGTGACGGGCGGGGTCAGTGGTCCCGGGCGATCCAGTCGTCGAGGTGGGGCGCCTCGGCCGCGATCGTTGTGGTGGGGCCGTGGCCGGTGTGGACGGTGGTGTCGGCGGGGAGCGTGAGCAGTCGGTCGCGGATGGAGGCGATGATCGTGTCGAAGTCGGAGAAGGAGCGGCCGGTGGCTCCGGGGCCGCCCTGGAAGAGGGTGTCGCCGGAGAACAGGGCGCCCAGTTCCGGCGCGTACAGGCAGACGGAGCCGGGAGAGTGGCCGGGGGTGTGCAGCACCTGGAGCTCGATGCCGGCGACGGTCAGGTCCTCGCCGTCGATCAGCTCCCAGAAGTCGGGCACCCGCATGCCGTGCACGGTCTTCCACAGCACCGCGTCGGCCGGGTGCAGCAGGATGGGCGCGCCGTAGCGGGCGGCCAGGGCCGGAGCGGCGTTGACGTGGTCGTTGTGGGAGTGGGTGCACACGACGGCGACCAGACGCCGGTCGCCTACGGCGGCGGCGATCACGTCGGCATCGTGCGCGGCGTCGATGACGAGGACCTCGTCGTCGTTGCCGATCAGCCAGACGTTGTTGTCGACCTCCCAGCTGCCGCCGTCCAGTTCGAAGGTGCCGGAGGTGACGAGGCGTTCGACGTGGGCGGTCACAGGAGGACCACCGAGCGCAGGACGTCGCCGTGGTGCATCTTGGCGAACGCGGCCTCCACGTCGTCCAGACCGATCGTCTCGGTGACGAAGTCGCCGAGGTCGAAGCGGCCCTGGAGGTAGAGGTCGATCAGGGCGGGGAAGTCCCGGGAGGGCAGGCAGTCGCCGTACCAGGAGGACTTCAGTGCCCCGCCGCGGCCGAAGACGTCCAGCAGGGGCAGGTCGAGGGTCAGCTCGGGGGTGGGGACGCCGACCAGGACGGCGGTGCCGGCCAGGTCGCGGGCGTAGAAAGCCTGCTTGAAGGTCTCGGGGCGGCCGACCGCGTCGACGACGACGTCGGCGCCGAAGCCGCCGGTGAGCTCACGGATCGCCTCGACGGCGTCGGTCCGGGAGGAGTCGACGGTGTCGGTGGCGCCGAACTGCTCGGCCCACTTCAGCTTCCGTTCGTCGACATCGACGGCGATGATGCGGGAGGCGCCGGCCACCTTGGCGCCGGCGATCGCGGCCATGCCCACGCCGCCGCAGCCGATCACCGCGACGGAGTCGCCGCGGCCCACGCCGCCGGTGTTGACCGCCGCACCGAACCCGGCCATCACCCCGCAGCCGAGCAGACCGGCCGCGGCGGGCGAGGCGGTCGAGTCGACCTTGGTGCATTGGCCGGCGGCGACCAGGGTCTTCTCGGCGAAGGCGCCGATGCCGAGGGCCGGGGACAGCGGGGTGTCGTCGGCCAGGGTCATCGGCCGGCCGGCGTTGTGGGTGGCGAAGCAGTACCACGGCTTGCCCTTGCTGCATGCCCGACAAGTGCCGCAGACCGCACGCCAGTTGAGGACGACGAAGTCGCCGGGCGCGACGTCGGTGACGCCCTCGCCGACCGACTCGACGACACCCGCGGCCTCGTGGCCGAGCAGAAAGGGGAACTCGTCGTTGATCCCGCCCTCCCGGTAGTGCAGGTCGGTGTGGCAGACGCCGCACGCCTGCACCCGCACCAGGGCCTCACCGGGGCCGGGGTCCGGCACCAGGATGGTCTCCACCGAGACCGGTGCGCCCTTCTGCCGGGCGACGACGGCGCGTACCTCGTGTGTCACGGTCGATCTCCTCGTCGAGGGACGGCCGAATGCGATCTCCGGGATCTTCGGCCTGATGTTCTGGATGGCGGGAGGGCGTCGATCTCCCCCTGGAGCGGTCGACGCGGGGAGGGAGAGAACTTCTCCGGAGGCCCGGGGGGGGAACCCGGTGGCCGAGCCGCCGCTCATGTTGCACATTGCGCAACATTCATCGCTATAAGCAACGGCCGGACCAAACTGTCTCCCTGTGGACACCCACTGTCAAGGGGTTGGCCGAGCGAAGTTGCCATCCCGTCGGAAAACGGACGCCGGACACCCGCGGACAGGGTGCCTGTCGCGCACAGTCATGCGGCCGGCCGACCTCCTCGGAGGCCGGCCGGCCGCATGCCGTCGGGTGCGGTGAACTACCCGGTCAGGAGCGT of the Streptomyces sp. T12 genome contains:
- a CDS encoding S-(hydroxymethyl)mycothiol dehydrogenase, with the translated sequence MTHEVRAVVARQKGAPVSVETILVPDPGPGEALVRVQACGVCHTDLHYREGGINDEFPFLLGHEAAGVVESVGEGVTDVAPGDFVVLNWRAVCGTCRACSKGKPWYCFATHNAGRPMTLADDTPLSPALGIGAFAEKTLVAAGQCTKVDSTASPAAAGLLGCGVMAGFGAAVNTGGVGRGDSVAVIGCGGVGMAAIAGAKVAGASRIIAVDVDERKLKWAEQFGATDTVDSSRTDAVEAIRELTGGFGADVVVDAVGRPETFKQAFYARDLAGTAVLVGVPTPELTLDLPLLDVFGRGGALKSSWYGDCLPSRDFPALIDLYLQGRFDLGDFVTETIGLDDVEAAFAKMHHGDVLRSVVLL
- a CDS encoding FAD-dependent oxidoreductase, producing the protein MAAQPKVVIIGAGIVGCALSDELTARGWTDVTVLEQGPLFATGGSTSHAPGLVFQTNGSKTMTEFARYTVEKYSALTLDGQWCFNQVGGLEVATSPERLAEIQRRHGWLSSWGVDSRVLTPEESAALHPLLDPERVLGGLHIPSDGLAKALRAGEAQARLATARGARFHPHHTVTGIETTGDRVSAVVTDQGTFPADIVVSCAGFWGPRIGRMVGQPVPLVPMAHQYARTTELPLLAGRNDERTEASLPILRNQDAGLYYRELVDRIGIGSYAHRPMPVSLDDVAHPRDAVMPSSLEFTEADFEGAWADSLALLPSLADTKIEEGFNGIFSFTSDGMPLMGESPKVQGFWLAEAVWVTHSAGVARAMAEWLVDGRPGTDVHECDVNRFEEVQLAPSYVNERSCQNFAEVYDILHPLQPAERPRPLRTSPFHSRQQALGAVLLEDGGWERPHWYEANADLPEVARVPGRNDWASRYWSPIAGAEALVTRERVALYDMTPLKRLEVTGPEALAFLQRLTTNQLDKPVGSVTYTLLLDAAGGVRSDLTIARLETERFQIGANGNLDLDWLRRRLPEWGHLPAVAGGGSVQVRDITAGTCCLGVWGPRARDLVQPLTDTDFSHKGFGYFKAKHAYLGDVPVTAMRLSYVGELGWEIYTSADLGARLWDTLWEAGQELGIIAAGRSAFNSLRLEKGYRSWGHDMTTEHSPYEAGLGFAVRRNKEHFTGKAALEGVSDETVTRRLTPLVVQDGQSVVMGHEPVYVDGRPVGYVTSAAYGYTIGAPIAYAWLPAEHSAPGTPVEIEYFGVKVPAVTAVEPLFDAEMSRIRR
- a CDS encoding MBL fold metallo-hydrolase, which encodes MTAHVERLVTSGTFELDGGSWEVDNNVWLIGNDDEVLVIDAAHDADVIAAAVGDRRLVAVVCTHSHNDHVNAAPALAARYGAPILLHPADAVLWKTVHGMRVPDFWELIDGEDLTVAGIELQVLHTPGHSPGSVCLYAPELGALFSGDTLFQGGPGATGRSFSDFDTIIASIRDRLLTLPADTTVHTGHGPTTTIAAEAPHLDDWIARDH